The Mucilaginibacter rubeus genomic interval GTGGCCAATGAACTTTATGCCCGCGTTTCTAAACTATTTATGAAAAACGAAAACGGTGAGCGGCCGGTTTACGGTAAAAATCAGAAGCTGCAGAATGATCCGCATTTTAAAGATCATATCCTGTTTTACGAGTTTTTTGACGGTGATACCGGTCTGGGTTTAGGCGCTGCCCACCAAACCGGTTGGACAGGTTTGATTGCTAATTGCTTGTATTTGGAGTAAACATGTCTGCTTCTGCATACGCCATATAGGCTTTAAAATATTGATACGAAATAACCTAAATTTATGGGGATAAAATGAAAGCGATGGCAGACGACCCGGAAACATTGCCGCAAAAGGCTGCGGAGATAGCAGATATAGATTTAGGCATTGAAACCCTGCTAAAGGTTACAGCCAGTACCGATCAACGCCTGAGCGATATGGCCGACAACAAGGCCCAGATCCTGATCACCGTTAATTCTATCATTATTTCGGCCATTATCAGTTTGGTTCTGCGGAAATTGAAAGATAACTCTTTCCTGGTACTGCCATCGTATCTGCTGCTTACGGTTAGTTTGGCTACTATGATCCTTGCCATTTTATCAACCCGCCCGTCTATTCCGAGAGGCAAGTTCAGTGCTAAAGATCTTGAGGATAAAAAGGCTAACCTGCTGTTTTTTGGCAATTTTTACCGTATGAAGCTTGACGACTTTGCAGCTGGTATGAAGAATGTGCTGCATGATAAAGAATACCTGTACGATAGCCTGATTAAAGATATTCATACACAGGGCGTCGTGTTGGGCCGTAAATACCGTTTGCTCCGGGCAGCCTATAATGTTTTCATGTTCGGACTTATCATAGCTATTATTACTTTCATCATATCATCAATGGTACACAACAGTCTGCCGGAGATTGTTTGATTACTAATCATTAAGTGACCTCTTTTCGCGTTAGGGATAGGAGCGTAAAGCCCGCAGCGTGTGTTGGGTTTGCGGGCTGGGAAAGCGAGGACTTGCAGCGTATAGCCCGGGCCGGAGGCAACGCCCACATTCTTTAACTATCTTTTGGAGTTGTGTACCTATGGTACAAAAAAATGCCATTTATTTGATTTCTACAAACCTTTTGCACCTCTGGTGCTGCTTATCAACCTGTCAACAGTCGACACTTGCAGTATTCAATAAATCTAAACGTTATTCCCCAATATTGTCCAATATAATACGAGGGAATAACGTCTATATGCCTTAAGCTGTCAGCATTCTGCTTTTAGCTTAAAAATAAATTATTGTGTGAAAAAGACA includes:
- a CDS encoding Pycsar system effector family protein, giving the protein MKAMADDPETLPQKAAEIADIDLGIETLLKVTASTDQRLSDMADNKAQILITVNSIIISAIISLVLRKLKDNSFLVLPSYLLLTVSLATMILAILSTRPSIPRGKFSAKDLEDKKANLLFFGNFYRMKLDDFAAGMKNVLHDKEYLYDSLIKDIHTQGVVLGRKYRLLRAAYNVFMFGLIIAIITFIISSMVHNSLPEIV